In Hamadaea flava, a genomic segment contains:
- a CDS encoding class I SAM-dependent methyltransferase, producing the protein MTDDVVAEQVDYYRRRAAEYDATAYGDLAVARPRIARLVEQMRPAGRVLEIACGTGVWTEPLAAYADSLTAVDFAPEALAIARERVTSPNVTFVVADVFDWTSDAQFDVIFFSAWLSHVPPERFGAFWDSLRPMLADGGRVLFLDEHVDERGKESYLREGVVERRLSDGSTFRVVKHFVEPDAMTARLRELGWECDIQRDGDDWVLGEARPRF; encoded by the coding sequence ATGACCGACGATGTAGTGGCAGAGCAGGTCGACTACTACCGGCGGCGGGCGGCCGAATACGACGCGACGGCGTACGGGGATCTCGCGGTCGCACGGCCACGCATCGCACGGCTGGTCGAACAGATGCGGCCGGCCGGGCGGGTGCTGGAGATCGCGTGCGGCACTGGAGTGTGGACGGAGCCGCTGGCCGCGTACGCCGACTCGCTGACGGCCGTGGACTTCGCGCCGGAGGCGCTGGCCATCGCGCGGGAGCGGGTGACCTCGCCGAACGTGACGTTCGTGGTGGCCGACGTCTTCGACTGGACGTCGGACGCGCAGTTCGACGTCATCTTCTTCTCGGCGTGGCTGTCACACGTCCCGCCGGAGCGGTTCGGCGCGTTCTGGGACTCGCTGCGGCCGATGCTGGCCGACGGCGGCCGGGTGCTGTTCCTCGACGAGCACGTGGACGAACGCGGGAAGGAGTCCTACCTCCGGGAAGGGGTCGTCGAGCGGCGGCTGTCCGACGGGAGCACGTTCCGCGTGGTCAAGCACTTCGTGGAGCCGGACGCCATGACCGCTCGGCTTCGCGAACTGGGCTGGGAGTGCGACATCCAGCGCGACGGCGACGACTGGGTCCTCGGCGAAGCACGCCCCCGCTTCTAA
- a CDS encoding serine hydrolase domain-containing protein, producing the protein MGTSTSAFRGAAAVTVDGEVVFESAETKTTWYRLASVGKHICATGILQAGLDLHTPVATWLPTMDDRVTLHHLLTHTAGVAHWQPGVPGFDIDVPMPVDERLLLMERAPLIAEPGAAWHYSSPGYALAGRVLEVASGRPYAECLNAYVFAALGATAITAGDPPADRTIAQGHRDGQPVPTNDLTSLPGTRDVWATAAGLADFTTRLHTSTLRGVRDLTGHVAMVTDEDGITTESYGYGLYAGTVDGKAAYLHPGDNPGFQTLSVWFPEQRASIAILANEETTDPLPILHDLVRLVP; encoded by the coding sequence ATGGGGACGAGCACGAGCGCCTTCCGGGGCGCGGCCGCGGTGACGGTCGACGGCGAAGTGGTCTTCGAGTCGGCGGAGACGAAGACGACCTGGTATCGGCTGGCGTCGGTCGGCAAGCACATCTGCGCGACCGGGATCCTCCAAGCGGGACTCGACCTTCACACGCCGGTCGCCACTTGGCTGCCCACAATGGACGATCGGGTCACGCTGCACCATCTGCTCACGCATACGGCCGGGGTCGCGCACTGGCAGCCGGGCGTACCGGGGTTCGACATCGACGTCCCGATGCCGGTCGATGAGCGGTTGCTGCTCATGGAGCGGGCTCCGTTGATCGCCGAGCCCGGCGCCGCCTGGCACTACAGCAGTCCCGGGTACGCCCTCGCCGGCCGCGTCCTCGAAGTCGCCAGCGGGCGGCCGTATGCCGAGTGCCTCAACGCGTACGTCTTCGCAGCTTTGGGGGCGACGGCGATCACCGCCGGCGATCCCCCCGCCGACCGGACGATCGCCCAGGGCCACCGGGACGGGCAGCCGGTCCCGACGAACGATCTCACGAGCCTGCCCGGGACCAGGGACGTCTGGGCGACCGCAGCCGGGCTGGCCGACTTCACCACCCGGCTGCACACCTCCACCCTGCGCGGGGTACGCGACCTGACGGGGCACGTCGCGATGGTCACCGACGAGGACGGGATCACCACCGAGTCCTACGGCTACGGGCTCTACGCGGGGACCGTCGACGGGAAGGCGGCGTACCTGCACCCGGGCGACAATCCCGGCTTCCAGACGCTGTCGGTGTGGTTCCCCGAGCAGCGGGCGAGCATCGCCATCCTCGCCAACGAGGAGACCACCGACCCGCTGCCGATCCTCCACGATCTGGTCCGGCTCGTCCCGTGA
- a CDS encoding peptidoglycan DD-metalloendopeptidase family protein translates to MNEDNRTQPCCGGTGDGSAPAPVSRRDLLRRSAIVGGGVLAGGLLVPGTALAAPSIYNPFSAYPITGTWQDHLNRGSLGGIDFAMAVGTPLPACGAGTIQNTPYNGTGGHTVTIYHSEGYRSQYLHLSQFRLANGTAVAAGTVVGWSGGAAGADGAGNSTGPHVHWHMIDPNGVRINPLTYAPGPSTSSEGRILQEIAQAGGYTGPVDGVPGVNTWKGVQTVVRGYGYTGPIDGVPGTNTYAALQRLAQKGGYAGPVDGALGPNSWKGIQTVLRGFGYSGPIDGVPGANTYAALQRLAKLGGYTGPIDGALGPNTWKGVQTVLRGFGYTGPVDGVAGVNTYAGLQRMARLGGYAGPIDGVPGPNTWAGLARLI, encoded by the coding sequence ATGAACGAGGACAACCGAACGCAACCCTGCTGTGGCGGCACCGGCGACGGATCGGCGCCCGCTCCGGTCAGCCGCCGTGATCTGTTGCGGCGCAGCGCCATCGTCGGCGGCGGCGTGCTCGCGGGCGGGCTGCTCGTGCCGGGGACGGCCCTCGCTGCGCCGTCGATCTACAACCCGTTCAGCGCGTACCCGATCACCGGCACCTGGCAGGACCATCTCAACCGGGGCTCGCTCGGCGGCATCGACTTCGCGATGGCCGTCGGCACCCCCTTGCCCGCCTGTGGAGCCGGAACCATTCAGAACACTCCCTACAACGGCACCGGCGGCCACACCGTCACGATCTACCACTCCGAGGGATACCGCAGCCAGTACCTGCATCTGTCACAGTTCCGGCTGGCCAACGGCACCGCGGTCGCGGCTGGGACCGTGGTCGGCTGGTCGGGCGGAGCCGCCGGAGCCGACGGGGCGGGCAACTCCACCGGTCCGCACGTGCACTGGCACATGATCGATCCGAACGGAGTGCGGATCAACCCGCTCACTTACGCACCCGGCCCGAGCACCTCGTCGGAAGGCCGGATCCTCCAGGAGATCGCCCAAGCCGGCGGCTACACCGGGCCCGTCGACGGCGTACCCGGTGTCAACACGTGGAAGGGGGTGCAGACCGTCGTGCGTGGATACGGCTACACCGGCCCGATCGATGGCGTACCTGGGACGAACACCTATGCGGCCCTGCAGCGGCTGGCGCAGAAGGGCGGCTACGCCGGTCCCGTCGACGGCGCACTCGGGCCCAACTCGTGGAAGGGCATTCAGACGGTCCTGCGCGGGTTCGGTTACAGCGGCCCGATCGATGGCGTACCTGGGGCGAACACCTATGCGGCCCTGCAACGGCTGGCCAAGCTCGGCGGCTACACCGGGCCGATCGACGGCGCGCTCGGGCCCAACACGTGGAAGGGCGTCCAGACCGTCCTGCGCGGGTTCGGTTACACCGGTCCGGTCGACGGCGTAGCGGGCGTCAACACCTACGCCGGATTGCAGCGCATGGCCCGCCTCGGCGGTTACGCCGGCCCGATCGACGGCGTACCAGGCCCGAACACGTGGGCCGGCCTGGCGCGGCTCATCTGA
- a CDS encoding bifunctional polysaccharide deacetylase/glycosyltransferase family 2 protein, translated as MSRSKAQTPPSPGPGVRRVASRFVRVALTATVLGVVAVLLAIEAYTDAAFAPDARPPSGQTSGQVPAAVKDDGGPVIDATGDQPRTLRVPRNQIVLTFDDGPDPRWTPQILDVLARHHVPATFFVIGSEVARHPDLARREVAEGHEIGVHTFTHPDLGAIGGWRQRLEYAHTQLAIAYATGVKTSILRPPYSSTPDAVTDRDWPVLAATGRSGYLTVLDDTDSQDWARPGVDRIVANATPSGDGAIVLMHDAGGDRAQTVAALDRFIPQMQARGYQFATVSQALRGSLATPVNQPSSANDRWRGAVVVHTVGLADLTLRLLWVLLLTVGVLTLARTLLMFTVAVRHSRSRRAAGFTWGVPVTEPVSVIVPAHDEQDTIVATVRTLVASAHPVEIVVVDDGSDDATSDRVRELELDNVRLVRVPGGGKATALKAGVAMAGHALIVMIDADTVVRPETIRRLIQPFADPAVGAVAGNVKVGNRASLIGRWQHLEYVIGFNLDRRLYDSLGCIPTVPGALGAFRRQALADAGGPPTDTLAEDTDLTMAVLRAGWRVVYEESAQAVTEAPATLRQLWRQRYRWSYGTMQAMWKHRHAVVERGASGRFGRVGLPLIALFSVILPVFGPLLDILAVYGVLFLDRKATLAGWIAVLIVQAITAVLAFRLDREPLRPLWALPLQQVAYRQIMYLVLVQSVVTALAGRRLGWQKIGRSGEVAQSVGG; from the coding sequence GTGAGCCGAAGCAAGGCGCAGACCCCGCCATCACCCGGGCCGGGCGTACGCCGAGTGGCCTCGCGCTTCGTCCGGGTGGCGCTGACCGCCACGGTCCTCGGCGTCGTCGCCGTGCTGCTGGCGATCGAGGCGTACACCGATGCCGCGTTCGCCCCCGACGCCCGTCCGCCGTCGGGCCAGACGAGCGGGCAGGTTCCCGCAGCGGTGAAGGACGACGGGGGGCCGGTGATCGACGCGACCGGCGACCAGCCGCGTACGCTGCGGGTGCCGCGGAACCAGATCGTGCTGACCTTCGACGACGGCCCCGATCCGCGCTGGACGCCCCAGATCTTGGACGTGCTGGCCCGGCACCACGTGCCCGCGACCTTCTTCGTCATCGGCTCCGAGGTGGCCCGTCATCCGGACCTGGCCCGGCGGGAGGTCGCCGAGGGGCACGAGATCGGCGTGCACACCTTCACCCATCCCGACCTGGGCGCGATCGGCGGCTGGCGGCAGCGCCTGGAATACGCCCACACCCAGCTGGCGATCGCGTACGCGACGGGGGTGAAGACCTCGATCCTCCGGCCGCCGTATTCGTCCACTCCGGACGCAGTCACCGACCGGGACTGGCCGGTGCTGGCCGCCACGGGCCGATCCGGATATCTGACCGTGCTCGACGACACCGACAGCCAGGACTGGGCGCGTCCGGGGGTCGACCGGATCGTGGCGAACGCGACGCCCAGCGGCGACGGCGCGATCGTCCTGATGCACGACGCGGGCGGCGACCGTGCCCAGACCGTGGCGGCGCTGGACCGATTCATCCCGCAGATGCAGGCCCGTGGCTACCAGTTCGCCACCGTCTCGCAGGCGCTGCGTGGTTCGCTGGCGACTCCGGTGAACCAGCCGTCGTCCGCGAACGACCGGTGGCGGGGCGCGGTGGTCGTGCACACCGTCGGGCTCGCCGATCTGACGCTGCGCCTGCTGTGGGTGCTGCTGCTCACCGTCGGCGTCCTCACGCTCGCCCGCACGCTGCTCATGTTCACCGTCGCCGTCCGGCACAGCCGATCGCGTCGCGCGGCGGGCTTCACGTGGGGCGTACCGGTGACCGAGCCGGTCTCGGTGATCGTCCCGGCCCACGACGAGCAGGACACGATCGTCGCCACTGTGCGTACCCTCGTCGCCTCCGCCCACCCGGTGGAGATCGTCGTGGTCGACGACGGGTCTGACGATGCCACCAGCGACCGGGTCCGCGAGCTGGAACTCGACAACGTGCGGCTCGTGCGGGTGCCGGGCGGTGGCAAGGCCACCGCCCTGAAGGCCGGGGTCGCGATGGCCGGTCACGCTCTGATCGTCATGATCGACGCGGACACAGTGGTACGCCCGGAGACGATCCGGCGCCTGATCCAGCCGTTCGCCGATCCCGCCGTCGGAGCGGTGGCCGGGAACGTGAAGGTCGGCAACCGGGCGAGCCTGATCGGCCGCTGGCAGCATCTGGAGTACGTGATCGGATTCAACCTGGATCGGCGGCTCTACGACTCGCTCGGCTGCATCCCGACCGTGCCGGGTGCGCTGGGCGCCTTCCGCCGCCAGGCGCTCGCCGACGCCGGCGGACCGCCGACCGACACCCTGGCCGAGGACACCGACCTCACGATGGCCGTCCTGCGGGCGGGCTGGCGAGTCGTCTACGAGGAGAGCGCGCAGGCGGTCACCGAAGCCCCGGCCACCCTCCGGCAACTGTGGCGGCAGCGGTACCGCTGGAGTTACGGCACCATGCAGGCGATGTGGAAGCACCGCCACGCGGTCGTCGAGCGCGGCGCGTCCGGCCGGTTCGGCCGCGTCGGGCTGCCCTTGATCGCGCTGTTCAGTGTGATCCTGCCGGTGTTCGGCCCGCTGCTGGACATCCTGGCCGTCTACGGGGTGCTGTTCCTCGACCGGAAGGCCACCTTGGCCGGGTGGATCGCGGTGCTGATCGTGCAGGCGATCACCGCTGTGCTGGCGTTCCGGCTCGACCGGGAACCGTTACGACCTTTGTGGGCACTGCCGCTCCAGCAGGTGGCGTACCGGCAGATCATGTATCTCGTGCTGGTCCAATCGGTGGTGACCGCCCTCGCCGGACGTCGCCTCGGCTGGCAGAAGATCGGCCGCAGCGGCGAGGTCGCCCAGTCCGTCGGCGGTTAG
- a CDS encoding glycosyltransferase, whose amino-acid sequence MRVVLTTWGSRGDIEPLAGLAVRLKELGAEVRFCAAPDEEFVELLAREGIELIPLGPTVKSVVARERPPTADDAFRLAADLVAARFETLGQAAQGSDVMVATGLMPSGARSVADKLGLRYWLAAFHVYGLPSQHYKPGRRPGTPSTADENDLKALWRQDAEAVYRLYGEAENSHRAAIGLPPVENIRDYVFGEPVLLASDPVLCPWAELTDLDLIQTGAWILPDRRPLPAEVTEFLAAGEPPVYVGFGSMAMHSTPGLARIVVDAVRAQGRRVLLAKGWAQLAAIDAQNDCLAVGDISHQALFPQVAAVVHHGGAGTTTAAAMAGVPQVVVPQFADQPLWAGRVAELGIGVAHDGPTPTFDSLSAALKTVLTTETRDRAKEVGSTLRTDGTTVAAKLILES is encoded by the coding sequence ATGCGCGTGGTATTGACGACGTGGGGATCGCGCGGGGACATCGAGCCGCTGGCCGGGCTCGCGGTGCGGCTGAAAGAACTCGGCGCGGAGGTGCGCTTCTGCGCCGCCCCGGACGAGGAGTTCGTCGAGCTGCTGGCCCGGGAGGGCATCGAGCTGATCCCGCTCGGCCCGACGGTGAAGTCGGTCGTCGCCCGGGAACGCCCGCCGACGGCCGACGACGCCTTCCGGCTCGCGGCCGACCTGGTCGCCGCCCGGTTCGAGACACTGGGCCAGGCGGCGCAGGGAAGCGACGTCATGGTGGCGACCGGCCTGATGCCGTCCGGCGCCCGATCCGTGGCCGACAAGCTGGGGCTGCGCTACTGGCTGGCCGCCTTCCATGTGTACGGGCTGCCGTCCCAGCACTACAAGCCGGGCCGCCGCCCGGGTACGCCGTCCACGGCGGACGAGAACGACCTGAAGGCGCTGTGGCGGCAGGACGCCGAGGCGGTGTACCGGCTGTACGGGGAGGCGGAGAACAGTCATCGGGCGGCGATCGGCCTGCCGCCGGTGGAGAACATCCGCGACTACGTCTTCGGCGAGCCGGTGTTGCTGGCGTCCGATCCGGTGCTGTGCCCGTGGGCGGAGCTGACCGATCTGGACCTGATCCAGACGGGCGCGTGGATCCTGCCCGACCGGCGTCCCCTTCCGGCCGAGGTCACGGAGTTCCTGGCAGCCGGGGAGCCGCCCGTCTACGTCGGCTTCGGCAGCATGGCGATGCACTCCACCCCGGGGCTCGCCCGCATCGTCGTCGACGCCGTACGCGCCCAGGGCCGTCGCGTACTGCTGGCGAAGGGCTGGGCGCAGCTGGCCGCGATCGATGCTCAGAACGACTGCCTGGCCGTCGGCGACATCAGTCACCAGGCACTGTTTCCGCAGGTCGCGGCGGTCGTCCACCATGGCGGGGCGGGCACGACGACGGCCGCCGCGATGGCGGGCGTACCGCAGGTGGTGGTGCCGCAGTTCGCCGACCAGCCGCTGTGGGCCGGGCGCGTCGCCGAACTCGGCATCGGCGTGGCTCACGACGGTCCCACCCCGACCTTCGACTCGCTGTCCGCCGCACTCAAGACCGTCCTCACAACCGAGACGCGGGACCGGGCCAAGGAGGTCGGCAGCACGCTCCGGACCGACGGGACGACGGTGGCCGCCAAACTCATACTCGAAAGTTAG
- a CDS encoding MFS transporter, translating to MTSATKGSFDRRLLASMMLGAILNPINSSILAVSLVPIGIAFGAPPAQTAWLVGSLYLATAIGQPVVGRLIDLYGPRRLFLTATVLVGLAGVIGFLAPNLGTLILARVLLGFGTCAGYPAAMYLIGSEARRTGMRSPAGVLTALAVATQTITVIGPALGGLLISVGGWRATLAINVPLAIAGLALGARYLPRTAKSEGRVRDLVDLPGIVLFAPTLIALLVFLLAPRADRWYLPVLAAVLGGLFVRRELHAANPFVDVRVLAGNRPLILTYIRAVLAATVSYGFLYGVTQWLQDGRGLSAAAAGLVQLPVFGTGLIVSSLTGRNPQIRGKLVVASASQLVAATLLLVLTPARPVVALLGVMVVFGIPQGLNSLALQNSVYYQADPARIGSSAGLLRTAMYLGAMLASAATGAFFPTRADTPGLRELGWFLIAIAAAYLVVTLVDRSLSAIGRAPDDQGQVVRDMATTDSRGGR from the coding sequence GTGACCTCGGCGACGAAGGGCTCGTTCGATCGGCGGCTGTTGGCGTCGATGATGCTGGGGGCGATCCTCAACCCGATCAACTCGTCGATCCTCGCCGTGTCGCTGGTGCCCATCGGCATCGCGTTCGGCGCCCCGCCGGCGCAGACGGCCTGGCTGGTCGGCAGCCTCTACCTGGCGACCGCCATCGGACAGCCGGTGGTGGGCCGGCTCATCGACCTCTACGGGCCACGACGGCTTTTCCTGACCGCCACCGTGCTGGTCGGCCTGGCGGGCGTGATCGGCTTCCTCGCCCCGAACCTGGGCACGCTGATCCTTGCCCGGGTGCTGCTCGGCTTCGGCACCTGCGCGGGTTATCCCGCCGCGATGTATCTGATCGGCAGCGAAGCACGGCGTACGGGGATGCGCAGTCCAGCCGGGGTGCTCACCGCGCTGGCCGTCGCCACGCAGACGATCACCGTCATCGGTCCCGCGCTCGGCGGGCTGCTCATCTCGGTCGGCGGCTGGCGGGCGACCCTGGCGATCAACGTGCCGCTGGCGATCGCCGGCCTGGCCCTCGGCGCCCGGTATCTGCCCCGAACGGCCAAGAGCGAGGGACGCGTACGCGATCTGGTCGACCTCCCCGGTATCGTGTTGTTCGCCCCGACCCTGATCGCGCTGCTGGTCTTCCTGCTGGCACCGCGGGCCGACCGCTGGTATCTGCCGGTGCTCGCGGCCGTCCTCGGCGGGCTGTTCGTCCGGCGGGAACTCCATGCCGCGAACCCGTTCGTCGACGTGCGCGTACTCGCCGGGAACCGGCCGCTCATCCTCACCTACATCCGGGCGGTGCTGGCCGCGACGGTCAGCTACGGCTTCCTCTACGGCGTCACGCAGTGGCTCCAGGACGGTCGCGGGCTGTCGGCGGCGGCCGCCGGCCTCGTCCAGCTGCCGGTGTTCGGGACGGGCCTGATCGTCTCCTCGCTGACCGGCCGCAATCCCCAGATCCGCGGCAAGCTCGTCGTCGCCAGCGCCAGCCAGCTCGTCGCCGCCACGTTGTTGCTGGTCCTGACCCCCGCGAGGCCGGTCGTCGCGCTGCTCGGGGTGATGGTGGTCTTCGGCATCCCGCAGGGCCTCAACAGCCTCGCCCTGCAGAACAGCGTCTACTACCAGGCCGACCCGGCGCGGATCGGCTCGTCGGCGGGCCTGCTGCGGACCGCGATGTATCTGGGCGCGATGCTCGCGTCAGCGGCCACCGGCGCGTTCTTCCCGACCCGGGCGGACACGCCGGGCCTGCGGGAACTCGGCTGGTTCCTGATCGCGATCGCGGCGGCCTACCTCGTGGTCACGCTCGTCGACCGCTCGCTCTCCGCGATCGGCCGGGCTCCAGATGATCAAGGCCAAGTGGTACGCGACATGGCGACCACGGATTCGAGAGGTGGCCGATGA
- a CDS encoding MarR family winged helix-turn-helix transcriptional regulator, giving the protein MSSANQAASELRAVFSRLRRRLRESYSADGITPSQTAVLIRLAKDGPATLSELAAAERVRPQSMATTLSAMDGRGLLTRTADPTDGRRIQIALSEPGQELFADRRRASEEWLARALQERCTEEERQTVLAALAVLDRLVGV; this is encoded by the coding sequence GTGAGCAGCGCAAACCAGGCGGCCAGCGAACTGCGGGCGGTCTTCAGTCGGCTCCGGCGGCGGCTCCGGGAGAGCTATTCGGCCGACGGGATCACTCCGTCCCAGACGGCGGTGCTGATCCGGCTGGCGAAGGACGGCCCGGCCACGCTGAGTGAGCTGGCCGCGGCCGAACGCGTACGCCCGCAGTCGATGGCCACGACGCTGTCGGCGATGGACGGGCGAGGGTTGCTGACGCGTACCGCCGACCCCACCGACGGGCGGCGGATCCAGATCGCGTTGAGCGAACCAGGCCAGGAACTGTTCGCTGACCGCCGCCGGGCCAGTGAGGAGTGGTTGGCCAGGGCGTTGCAGGAGCGCTGCACCGAGGAGGAGCGCCAGACCGTGCTGGCCGCGTTGGCGGTGCTCGACCGGTTGGTCGGGGTGTGA
- a CDS encoding response regulator transcription factor, with the protein MIKILLADDQALVRGALAAMLDLEADLTVVAQVSRADEIMAAARTATPDVALIDVQMPGVDGLTAAAELHRLLPAIRIVICTTFGRPGYLARAMAAGASAFVVKDAPPAYLVDTIRRVHAGLRVVDPGLAAESLAAGASTLTPRERDVLSAAATGATVGDIARQLHLSAGTVRNHLSAAIGKTGARTSAEAARIADSNGWL; encoded by the coding sequence ATGATCAAGATATTGCTCGCCGACGATCAGGCGCTCGTCCGGGGCGCGCTGGCCGCGATGCTCGACCTCGAAGCCGACCTGACGGTGGTCGCCCAGGTCAGCCGGGCCGACGAGATCATGGCGGCCGCGCGTACGGCGACGCCCGACGTCGCCCTGATCGACGTGCAGATGCCCGGCGTCGACGGGCTGACCGCGGCGGCCGAACTGCATCGGCTGCTCCCGGCCATCCGCATCGTCATCTGCACCACCTTCGGCCGCCCCGGCTACCTCGCCCGCGCCATGGCCGCCGGAGCGTCGGCGTTCGTCGTCAAGGACGCGCCACCGGCGTACCTGGTCGACACGATCCGCCGAGTTCACGCCGGACTCCGCGTCGTCGACCCCGGCCTGGCAGCCGAGTCGCTGGCCGCCGGCGCCAGTACGCTCACGCCCCGCGAGCGCGACGTGCTCAGCGCGGCCGCGACCGGGGCGACGGTCGGCGACATCGCTCGCCAGCTGCACCTGTCCGCCGGCACGGTACGCAATCACCTGTCCGCCGCGATCGGCAAGACCGGGGCGCGTACCTCGGCCGAGGCGGCCCGAATCGCCGACTCCAACGGCTGGCTGTAG
- a CDS encoding sensor histidine kinase: MRGDMGLGVGRKWGIAIGVFFTVMLIPVGLDTWHEPAGPRRIIAMVLLLAYAAVYLVTPSALWRRGVAAKLTGVTILLALVAGYVTVRGLPWLPLIGYAFAVAAVLLPIRWAAGVAAVVLSAAAVATVIWSSSSWEPWTTLLIIVVDLLLVGMLMTSNKALFQARHELAARAVSDERTRVARDLHDVLGHTLTTLTVKSALAQRLLGTGQPDRAGQELADIEHLSRQALVELRATVSGHRQVSLDAELAGARIALEAGQIGVRVIGDPAVVPAHLREPLAYVVREGVTNVLRHSGATICEIVIAPDSVEVTDDGRGGAAEPGNGLTGLRQRLAGSGGALAAGPADGGGFRLRAQFGAA, encoded by the coding sequence GTGCGTGGCGACATGGGGTTAGGCGTGGGCCGCAAGTGGGGGATCGCCATCGGGGTGTTCTTCACCGTGATGCTGATCCCCGTCGGCCTCGACACCTGGCACGAGCCGGCGGGTCCGCGCCGGATCATCGCGATGGTCCTGCTCCTCGCCTACGCCGCGGTCTATCTGGTCACGCCGTCGGCGTTGTGGCGGCGCGGCGTGGCGGCCAAGCTCACCGGCGTCACGATCCTGCTCGCCCTGGTCGCGGGCTACGTCACGGTCCGTGGCCTGCCCTGGCTGCCGCTCATCGGGTACGCCTTCGCCGTGGCAGCGGTGCTCTTGCCGATCCGGTGGGCGGCCGGGGTGGCCGCGGTCGTGCTGTCCGCCGCGGCGGTCGCGACCGTGATCTGGTCGAGTTCGTCGTGGGAGCCATGGACGACGCTGCTCATCATCGTGGTGGACCTGCTGCTCGTGGGGATGCTGATGACCTCGAACAAGGCGTTGTTCCAGGCGCGTCACGAGCTGGCGGCGCGAGCGGTCTCCGACGAGCGCACCCGGGTCGCCCGCGATCTGCACGACGTCCTCGGGCATACGCTGACGACGCTCACGGTCAAGTCGGCCCTGGCGCAACGCCTGCTCGGCACCGGTCAGCCGGACCGGGCCGGGCAGGAGCTCGCCGACATCGAGCACCTGTCCCGGCAAGCCCTGGTCGAGCTGCGCGCCACCGTCTCCGGCCACCGGCAGGTTTCCCTCGACGCCGAACTCGCCGGTGCTCGGATCGCCTTGGAGGCCGGGCAGATCGGCGTACGCGTCATCGGGGATCCGGCGGTCGTCCCGGCGCACCTGCGGGAGCCGTTGGCCTACGTGGTCCGCGAGGGCGTCACCAACGTCCTGCGCCACAGCGGCGCCACCATCTGCGAGATCGTCATCGCCCCCGATTCGGTCGAGGTCACCGACGACGGCCGGGGCGGCGCGGCCGAACCCGGCAACGGGCTGACCGGACTGCGGCAACGGCTGGCCGGCAGCGGCGGTGCGCTGGCCGCCGGACCGGCCGACGGCGGCGGCTTCCGGCTGCGGGCACAGTTCGGAGCGGCATGA
- a CDS encoding ABC transporter permease, translating into MNVRYLLLEARTVLRDIRFLVFTVAMPAVLFLVFDGLFGGQAFDNGTRASPALMVSMAGYGAMGAALSTGLTIAAERGSGWLRQLRLTPLSGSGYLAAKTMLSMLVAMPPVLLVSVLGAVVGDVDLTGPQWLGVTVGLWLAVLPFGVLGVALGQLSTSTNAQAMGGALMSVLGLTGGMWIPAEIVPGWMRHVMQATPSYWLREFGLSAFSPVASRTTGLLVLAGWTLAAGVVAITRFRADVARA; encoded by the coding sequence ATGAACGTGCGTTACCTGCTCCTGGAAGCGCGCACGGTGCTGCGCGACATCCGGTTCCTGGTCTTCACCGTCGCGATGCCGGCCGTGCTGTTCCTCGTCTTCGACGGGCTGTTCGGCGGCCAGGCGTTCGACAACGGCACGCGGGCCTCCCCGGCGCTCATGGTCAGCATGGCCGGGTACGGGGCGATGGGCGCGGCGCTGTCGACCGGGCTCACCATCGCCGCCGAGCGGGGCAGCGGCTGGTTGCGGCAGCTGCGCCTGACCCCGCTGAGCGGCTCGGGATACCTGGCCGCCAAGACCATGCTGTCGATGCTGGTCGCGATGCCGCCGGTGCTGCTGGTCTCGGTGCTCGGCGCGGTGGTCGGCGACGTCGACCTCACCGGCCCGCAGTGGCTCGGGGTGACGGTCGGGCTGTGGCTCGCCGTGCTGCCGTTCGGCGTACTCGGGGTGGCGCTCGGTCAGCTGTCCACATCGACCAACGCGCAGGCGATGGGCGGCGCGCTGATGAGCGTACTGGGGTTGACGGGCGGCATGTGGATTCCGGCCGAGATCGTGCCCGGGTGGATGCGCCACGTCATGCAGGCCACGCCGAGTTACTGGTTGCGGGAGTTCGGACTGTCCGCGTTCAGTCCGGTCGCTTCGCGTACCACTGGATTGCTGGTCCTCGCGGGCTGGACCCTCGCGGCCGGGGTGGTCGCGATCACCCGGTTCCGGGCCGACGTCGCACGAGCCTGA